The following are encoded in a window of Arctopsyche grandis isolate Sample6627 chromosome 4, ASM5162203v2, whole genome shotgun sequence genomic DNA:
- the LOC143910294 gene encoding farnesol dehydrogenase-like — protein sequence MNRWKGKVAVVSGASAGVGAEITRALGEQGVTVIGLSRKHVKLQVFIKENHTKIHSFNCDVANEESIIETFKLIEEQFGGVDIMINNAGISKFSGLVDGESESWKEMLDINVMAMNICNREALKSMRRRGDDGYIININSIAGHRISPTPNLGMYTATKYAVTALTQCLRNDLRNLGSDIRVASISPGLVATDASMNPVPNLNKNIQCDFKAPPSGYLAVTDVSQAIISILSLPQNVEIVEMVIKSK from the exons atgaaTCGGTGGAAGGGAAAAGTTGCTGTAGTGTCTGGAGCGAGTGCTGGGGTGGGAGCTGAAATTACCAGAGCTCTTGGAGAACAAGGAGTAACAGTCATTGGACTGTCTAGAAAACATGTTAAACttcag GTTTTCATAAAAGAGAATCACAcaaaaattcattcattcaattgCGACGTTGCTAATGAAgaatccattattgaaacattCAAATTAATCGAAGAACAATTTGGTGGTGTTGATATCATGATCAACAACGCAGGAATTTCCAAATTTTCCGGATTAGTGG ATGGAGAATCAGAATCGTGGAAGGAAATGTTGGATATAAACGTAATGGCAATGAACATTTGCAATCGAGAAGCTTTGAAATCAATGAGGAGACGAGGAGATGACGGCTACATAATCAACATCAATAG CATTGCTGGTCACCGAATTTCACCTACTCCAAATCTAGGAATGTATACAGCAACCAAGTATGCTGTCACTGCTCTCACGCAATGTTTGAGAAATGATCTAAGAAATTTGGGCAGTGACATAAGAGTCGcg agCATCAGTCCAGGATTGGTTGCAACGGATGCTTCTATGAATCCTGTACCAAATCtgaacaaaaatattcaatgtGATTTCAAAGCCCCGCCATCTGGTTATTTGGCAGTCACAGATGTGTCTCAAGCAATCATTTCAATATTAAGTCTACCACAAAACGTAGAG ATAGTGGAGATGGTTATTaagagtaaataa